The Salmo trutta chromosome 6, fSalTru1.1, whole genome shotgun sequence genome has a window encoding:
- the LOC115196015 gene encoding CLIP-associating protein 1-B isoform X19: MEWNMEYCMEQVMQKDLGRRLQVGQDIIDSILDKDKSQDLEQDQTMLDRMVDGVATNWVNSSNFKVALLGMDLLSALVTRLQERFRTQIGTVLPSLIDRLGDSKDQVRDQDQALLLKIMDQAANPQYVWDRMLGGFKHKNNRTRESVCICLIATLNVYGAQGLTLSKIVPHICNLLGDPTSQVRDGAMNCLVEIYRHVGERVRMDLGKKGLPQSRLNVIFSKFDEVQRSGNMILSPVSDKNFEDDDSVDGGRSSSSKGPSSGKKTVSMGSFRRPGSASSTKSTGRDGPSAAAAGAVDEEDFIRAFEEVPAMQLFSNREMEDAMTKIREVLADDKRDWEHRVTALKKMRSLLLAGAVEFDGFSQQLRLTEAAFKMSSKDLRSQVVREACITLGHLSYILGNKFDHCAESIMPTLLTLVSNSAKVMATSGIAVIRLIIRHTHYPRLIPIVTSSCQSKSVAVRRRCFEFLDLLLQEWQTSSLERNVAVLTETIKKGVHDADSEARSVARKCYWTFHGHFSREAEQLFQALESSYQKALQSHMKSSDSILSLPASDRSSSSSQESLNRPQSAKSSMGNTGTRTKAASSRGPSTPGSLQRSRSDVDVNAAATASAKTRMTPVPASPAPFSAASALPPGSYASLGRVRTRRTSSGSGVGASPSVTDSRGRSRAKMVSVSQPGSRSGSPGRLLSQTYGRIPRATGATTPADRRPKVPRSHGCSRDTSPDRSGLARSRIPRPSMSQGCSRDTSRESSRDTSPARGFSPLASRRVSRSTSALHSAESVGHSERLGLAHQARISASVNAMRILNTGTEVEAAVADALLLGDARNNKRRPVRRRYESPGIYSDDDANSDASSACSERSYGSRNGGPPHYMRQTEDVAEVLNHCASSNWSERKEGLLGLQSLLVSQRILSRVELKRLCEIFTRMFADPHSKRVFSMFLETLVDFITLHREDVQDWLFVLLTQLLKKMGADLLGSVQAKVQKALDVTRDSFPFDQQFNILMRFIVDQTQTPNLKVKVAILRYIECLARQMDPADFVNSSETRLAVSRIITWTTEPKSSDVRKAAQVVLIALFELNTPEFTMLLGALPKTFQDGATKLLHSHLRNSSNTGVASPSSTMGRTPPPPRHPSSRSSPLTSPTNCSHGGGLSPSMLEYDTENLNTDQIYSSLRGVTEAIQNFSFRSQEDLMEPGRGKREDTPGVGTASHSGVDVVEGPGGRTALDNKTSLLNTPSPRSFSGPRGRDYNPYNYTDTISAYDKAALRETVYEDDVEHLREGRQECGGENKMLRTKNSSPAEQLELVGELLKELSNPSERPEERRGALVELLKIAREDSLAVWEEHFKTMLLLLLETLSDQDHTIRALALRVLKEILRNQPARFKNYAELTIMKTLEAHKDSHKEVVRAAEESASTLAGSIHPEQCIKVLCPIVQTADYPINLASIKMQTKVIERITKESLHQLLPDIIPGLLQGYDNTESSVRKASVFCLVAVYSVIGEELKPYLAQLTGSKMKLLNLYIKRAQTSTSNSSSSSDISSY, translated from the exons GTGGCTTTGTTGGGAATGGACTTACTCTCAGCTTTAGTAACAAGACTACAGGAACGGTTTAGGACACAGATTGGAACTG TTTTGCCGAGTTTGATAGATCGACTAGGCGACTCAAAGGACCAAGTCAGAGACCAGGATCAAGCTCTCCTGCTAAAGATCATGGACCAAGCTGCTAATCCACAG TATGTATGGGACCGAATGTTAGGAGGATTCAAACACAAGAACAACAGGACCAGGGAGAGTGTCTGCATTTGCCTTATCGCCACGTTAAATGT ATATGGAGCTCAAGGCTTGACCCTCAGCAAAATTGTCCCCCACATATGTAATCTTTTAGGAGACCCTACAAGCCAG GTGCGAGACGGGGCCATGAACTGTCTTGTTGAAATCTACAGACACGTCGGGGAGAGGGTGCGGATGGACCTGGGGAAAAAAGGACTACCACAGTCAAG GTTGAATGTCATCTTCAGTAAATTTGATGAAGTACAAAGATCGGGGAACATGATCCTGTCCCCTGTCTCAG ATAAGAACTTTGAAGATGATGATTCGGTGGACGGGGGGCGGTCCTCCTCTTCTAAGGGCCCGTCGTCAGGGAAGAAGACAGTGAGCATGGGGTCGTTCCGTAGGCCCGGCTCTGCTTCCAGCACCAAATCAACAG GGAGAGATGGTCCTAGTGCGGCTGCTGCAGGGGCTGTGGATGAGGAGGACTTCATCCGTGCCTTCGAGGAAGTGCCCGCTATGCAA ctTTTCTCCAACAGGGAAATGGAGGACGCCATGACCAAGATCAGAGAGGTGCTGGCTGACGACAAACGAGACTGGGAGCACAGAGTCACTGCG TTGAAGAAGATGCGTTCTCTGCTCCTGGCGGGAGCGGTGGAGTTTGACGGTTTCTCCCAGCAGCTGCGTCTCACGGAGGCAGCCTTCAAGATGTCCTCTAAAGACCTGCGCTCTCAGGTGGTCAGAGAGGCCTGCATCACTCTGGG CCACCTGTCCTACATCCTGGGGAACAAGTTTGATCATTGTGCTGAGTCCATCATGCCCACTCTCCTAACCCTGGTCTCTAACTCGGCCAAGGTCATGGCCACATCCGGAATCGCTGTCATACGACTCATCATCAGA CATACACACTACCCTCGTCTCATTCCTATCGTGACCAGCAGCTGCCAGTCCAAATCTGTGGCCGTCAGAAG GCGCTGTTTTGAGTTCTTGGACCTCTTGCTGCAGGAGTGGCAGACCAGCTCTTTAGAGAG GAATGTAGCTGTTCTGACAGAGACCATCAAGAAAGGAGTCCATGATGCAGACTCCGAGGCCAGATCAGTGGCCAGGAA GTGCTACTGGACGTTCCACGGCCACTTCAGCCGGGAGGCGGAGCAGCTGTTCCAGGCTCTAGAGTCGTCCTATCAGAAGGCTCTCCAGTCCCACATGAAGAGTTCTGACAGCATCCTGTCCCTCCCTGCCTCAGaccgctcctcctcctcctcacaggaGAGCCTCAA CCGCCCTCAGTCCGCCAAGAGCTCCATGGGAAACACCGGGACCAGGA CGAAAGCGGCTTCCTCCAGAGGTCCCTCCACCCCGGGCTCTCTCCAGCGTTCCCGTAGCGACGTGGACGTGAACGCTGCTGCCACCGCTAGTGCCAAGACCAGGATGACTCCCGTGCCCGCCTCGCCCGCCCCCTTCAGCGCTGCCTCCGCTCTGCCACCCGGCTCCTACGCCTCTCTAG gcCGTGTGCGTACCAGGAGAACGAGTTCGGGGAGCGGCGTGGGGGCGAGTCCCTCTGTCACAGACAGTAGGGGGAGAAGTCGAGCCAAAATGGTGTCGGTGTCTCAAC CTGGCAGTCGTTCTGGCTCCCCTGGTCGTCTCCTGAGCCAAACATACGGCAGGATCCCCAGGGCAACTGGAGCGACAACGCCAGCAGACAGGAGGCCTAAAGTCCCCCGCAGCCATGGCTGCAGCCGAGACACCAGTCCAGACAGATCAGGCCTGG CGAGGAGTCGTATCCCCCGGCCCAGCATGAGTCAGGGCTGCAGCAGGGACACCTCTAGGGAGAGCAGCCGGGACACCAGCCCCGCTCGGGGATTCTCTCCTCTGG CGTCCAGACGGGTCTCCCGCTCCACCAGTGCTCTCCACTCGGCTGAGTCTGTGGGCCACTCAG AGCGTCTAGGTCTGGCCCACCAGGCCCGTATCTCAGCCTCTGTCAACGCCATGaggatcctcaacactgggaccgaGGTGGAGGCAGCCGTAGCCGATGCCCTGTTACTAGGAGACGCCAGGAACAACAAG CGGCGGCCAGTCAGACGGCGGTACGAGTCCCCGGGCATCTACTCAGACGACGACGCTAACAGCGACGCCAGCAGCGCCTGCTCTGAGCGCTCGTATGGCTCGCGGAACGGCGGCCCGCCCCACTACATGAGACAGACGGAGGACGTGGCCGAGGTGCTGAACCACTGTGCCAGTTCCAACTGGTCTGAGAGGAAGGAGGGGCTGCTGGGACTACAGAGCCTGCTCGTTAGCCAGAGAATTCTCAG CCGTGTGGAGCTGAAGAGGTTGTGTGAGATCTTCACAAGGATGTTTGCTGACCCACACAGCAAG CGA GTGTTCAGTATGTTTCTGGAGACCCTGGTAGACTTCATCACCCTGCACAGAGAGGACGTGCAGGACTGGCTGTTTGTCCTGCTCACCCAGCTGCTGAAGAAGATGGGAGCCGACCTCCTGGGTTCCGTACAGGCCAAGGTCCAGAAGGCTCTGGACGTCACCAG ggACTCGTTCCCGTTCGACCAGCAGTTTAACATCCTGATGCGTTTCATCGTGGACCAGACCCAGACCCCCAACCTGAAGGTCAAGGTGGCCATCCTGAGGTACATTGAGTGCCTGGCCCGTCAAATGGACCCCGCGGACTTTGTCAACTCCAGCGAGACACGCCTGGCCGTCTCCCGCATCATCACCTGGACCACGGAACCAAAGAGCTCCGACGTCCGGAAG GCGGCCCAGGTGGTTCTGATCGCCTTGTTCGAGCTGAACACCCCAGAGTTCACCATGCTGCTGGGGGCCCTGCCCAAGACCTTCCAGGACGGAGCCACTAAACTGCTGCATAGCCACCTCCGGAACTCCAGCAACACCGGCGTG GCTTCTCCCAGTAGCACCATGGGACGGACTCCTCCCCCACCTCGCCACCCCAGCAGTCGCAGCagccccctcacctctcccaccAACTGCTCCCATGGGGGAGGGCTCTCTCCCAG CATGTTGGAGTACGACACAGAGAACCTGAACACCGATCAGATCTATAGCTCCCTGCGAGGCGTCACTGAGGCCATCCAGAACTTCAGCTTCCGCAGTCAGGAGGACCTCATGGAGCCAGGCAGAGGCAAGAGAGAGGACACG CCGGGTGTTGGAACAGCGTCACACTCTGGTGTCGACGTGGTGGAGGGGCCCGGGGGTCGCACGGCCCTGGACAACAAGACCTCCCTACTCAACACCCCCTCCCCGCGTTCCTTCTCCGGGCCCCGGGGCCGCGACTACAACCCCTACAACTACACAGACACCATCAGCGCCTACGACAAGGCTGCCCTGAGAGAGACGGTGTACGAGGACGACGTGGAGCACCTTCGAGAGG GCCGCCAAGAGTGTGGTGGAGAGAACAAGATGCTGCGTACCAAGAACAGTTCCCCTGCGGAGCAGCTGGAACTG GTGGGCGAGCTGCTGAAGGAGCTGTCTAACCCCAGTGAGaggccagaggagaggaggggagcccTGGTGGAGCTGCTGAAGATAGCCCGGGAGGACAGCCTGGCAGTGTGGGAGGAACACTTCAAAACCATGTTGCTCCTGCTGCTAGAGACCCTGTCAGACCAAGAT CACACCATCCGGGCCCTGGCACTACGAGTGCTGAAGGAGATCTTACGTAACCAGCCGGCCCGCTTCAAGAACTATGCAGAACTCACCATCATGAAGACTCTGGAGGCACACAAAGACTCCCACAAAGAG GTTGTGCGGGCAGCAGAGGAGTCAGCCTCCACCCTGGCCGGCTCCATCCACCCAGAACAGTGTATCAAGGTGCTGTGTCCCATCGTCCAGACGGCTGACTACCCCATCAACCTGGCTTCCATCAAGATGCAGACCAAGGTGATAGAACGCATCACCAAGGAGTCCCTACACCAGCTGCTGCCTGACATCATACCAGGACTACTGCag gGGTACGACAACACAGAGAGCAGTGTGAGGAaggccagtgtgttctgtctGGTGGCTGTCTACTCTGTCATCGGTGAAGAGCTGAAGCCCTACCTGGCCCAACTCACAGGAAGCAAG ATGAAGCTGCTGAACTTGTACATAAAGAGAGCCCAGACGTCcaccagcaacagcagcagctccTCAGACATCTCCTCATATTAA
- the LOC115196015 gene encoding CLIP-associating protein 1-B isoform X13: protein MEWNMEYCMEQVMQKDLGRRLQVGQDIIDSILDKDKSQDLEQDQTMLDRMVDGVATNWVNSSNFKVALLGMDLLSALVTRLQERFRTQIGTVLPSLIDRLGDSKDQVRDQDQALLLKIMDQAANPQYVWDRMLGGFKHKNNRTRESVCICLIATLNVYGAQGLTLSKIVPHICNLLGDPTSQVRDGAMNCLVEIYRHVGERVRMDLGKKGLPQSRLNVIFSKFDEVQRSGNMILSPVSDKNFEDDDSVDGGRSSSSKGPSSGKKTVSMGSFRRPGSASSTKSTGRDGPSAAAAGAVDEEDFIRAFEEVPAMQLFSNREMEDAMTKIREVLADDKRDWEHRVTALKKMRSLLLAGAVEFDGFSQQLRLTEAAFKMSSKDLRSQVVREACITLGHLSYILGNKFDHCAESIMPTLLTLVSNSAKVMATSGIAVIRLIIRHTHYPRLIPIVTSSCQSKSVAVRRRCFEFLDLLLQEWQTSSLERNVAVLTETIKKGVHDADSEARSVARKCYWTFHGHFSREAEQLFQALESSYQKALQSHMKSSDSILSLPASDRSSSSSQESLNRPQSAKSSMGNTGTRTKAASSRGPSTPGSLQRSRSDVDVNAAATASAKTRMTPVPASPAPFSAASALPPGSYASLDNTPDNIRPEGRVRTRRTSSGSGVGASPSVTDSRGRSRAKMVSVSQPGSRSGSPGRLLSQTYGRIPRATGATTPADRRPKVPRSHGCSRDTSPDRSGLERLGLAHQARISASVNAMRILNTGTEVEAAVADALLLGDARNNKRRPVRRRYESPGIYSDDDANSDASSACSERSYGSRNGGPPHYMRQTEDVAEVLNHCASSNWSERKEGLLGLQSLLVSQRILSRVELKRLCEIFTRMFADPHSKRVFSMFLETLVDFITLHREDVQDWLFVLLTQLLKKMGADLLGSVQAKVQKALDVTRDSFPFDQQFNILMRFIVDQTQTPNLKVKVAILRYIECLARQMDPADFVNSSETRLAVSRIITWTTEPKSSDVRKAAQVVLIALFELNTPEFTMLLGALPKTFQDGATKLLHSHLRNSSNTGVASPSSTMGRTPPPPRHPSSRSSPLTSPTNCSHGGGLSPSMLEYDTENLNTDQIYSSLRGVTEAIQNFSFRSQEDLMEPGRGKREDTPGVGTASHSGVDVVEGPGGRTALDNKTSLLNTPSPRSFSGPRGRDYNPYNYTDTISAYDKAALRETVYEDDVEHLREGRQECGGENKMLRTKNSSPAEQLELVGELLKELSNPSERPEERRGALVELLKIAREDSLAVWEEHFKTMLLLLLETLSDQDHTIRALALRVLKEILRNQPARFKNYAELTIMKTLEAHKDSHKEVVRAAEESASTLAGSIHPEQCIKVLCPIVQTADYPINLASIKMQTKVIERITKESLHQLLPDIIPGLLQGYDNTESSVRKASVFCLVAVYSVIGEELKPYLAQLTGSKMKLLNLYIKRAQTSTSNSSSSSDISSY, encoded by the exons GTGGCTTTGTTGGGAATGGACTTACTCTCAGCTTTAGTAACAAGACTACAGGAACGGTTTAGGACACAGATTGGAACTG TTTTGCCGAGTTTGATAGATCGACTAGGCGACTCAAAGGACCAAGTCAGAGACCAGGATCAAGCTCTCCTGCTAAAGATCATGGACCAAGCTGCTAATCCACAG TATGTATGGGACCGAATGTTAGGAGGATTCAAACACAAGAACAACAGGACCAGGGAGAGTGTCTGCATTTGCCTTATCGCCACGTTAAATGT ATATGGAGCTCAAGGCTTGACCCTCAGCAAAATTGTCCCCCACATATGTAATCTTTTAGGAGACCCTACAAGCCAG GTGCGAGACGGGGCCATGAACTGTCTTGTTGAAATCTACAGACACGTCGGGGAGAGGGTGCGGATGGACCTGGGGAAAAAAGGACTACCACAGTCAAG GTTGAATGTCATCTTCAGTAAATTTGATGAAGTACAAAGATCGGGGAACATGATCCTGTCCCCTGTCTCAG ATAAGAACTTTGAAGATGATGATTCGGTGGACGGGGGGCGGTCCTCCTCTTCTAAGGGCCCGTCGTCAGGGAAGAAGACAGTGAGCATGGGGTCGTTCCGTAGGCCCGGCTCTGCTTCCAGCACCAAATCAACAG GGAGAGATGGTCCTAGTGCGGCTGCTGCAGGGGCTGTGGATGAGGAGGACTTCATCCGTGCCTTCGAGGAAGTGCCCGCTATGCAA ctTTTCTCCAACAGGGAAATGGAGGACGCCATGACCAAGATCAGAGAGGTGCTGGCTGACGACAAACGAGACTGGGAGCACAGAGTCACTGCG TTGAAGAAGATGCGTTCTCTGCTCCTGGCGGGAGCGGTGGAGTTTGACGGTTTCTCCCAGCAGCTGCGTCTCACGGAGGCAGCCTTCAAGATGTCCTCTAAAGACCTGCGCTCTCAGGTGGTCAGAGAGGCCTGCATCACTCTGGG CCACCTGTCCTACATCCTGGGGAACAAGTTTGATCATTGTGCTGAGTCCATCATGCCCACTCTCCTAACCCTGGTCTCTAACTCGGCCAAGGTCATGGCCACATCCGGAATCGCTGTCATACGACTCATCATCAGA CATACACACTACCCTCGTCTCATTCCTATCGTGACCAGCAGCTGCCAGTCCAAATCTGTGGCCGTCAGAAG GCGCTGTTTTGAGTTCTTGGACCTCTTGCTGCAGGAGTGGCAGACCAGCTCTTTAGAGAG GAATGTAGCTGTTCTGACAGAGACCATCAAGAAAGGAGTCCATGATGCAGACTCCGAGGCCAGATCAGTGGCCAGGAA GTGCTACTGGACGTTCCACGGCCACTTCAGCCGGGAGGCGGAGCAGCTGTTCCAGGCTCTAGAGTCGTCCTATCAGAAGGCTCTCCAGTCCCACATGAAGAGTTCTGACAGCATCCTGTCCCTCCCTGCCTCAGaccgctcctcctcctcctcacaggaGAGCCTCAA CCGCCCTCAGTCCGCCAAGAGCTCCATGGGAAACACCGGGACCAGGA CGAAAGCGGCTTCCTCCAGAGGTCCCTCCACCCCGGGCTCTCTCCAGCGTTCCCGTAGCGACGTGGACGTGAACGCTGCTGCCACCGCTAGTGCCAAGACCAGGATGACTCCCGTGCCCGCCTCGCCCGCCCCCTTCAGCGCTGCCTCCGCTCTGCCACCCGGCTCCTACGCCTCTCTAG ACAACACACCTGATAACATTAGGCCAGAGG gcCGTGTGCGTACCAGGAGAACGAGTTCGGGGAGCGGCGTGGGGGCGAGTCCCTCTGTCACAGACAGTAGGGGGAGAAGTCGAGCCAAAATGGTGTCGGTGTCTCAAC CTGGCAGTCGTTCTGGCTCCCCTGGTCGTCTCCTGAGCCAAACATACGGCAGGATCCCCAGGGCAACTGGAGCGACAACGCCAGCAGACAGGAGGCCTAAAGTCCCCCGCAGCCATGGCTGCAGCCGAGACACCAGTCCAGACAGATCAGGCCTGG AGCGTCTAGGTCTGGCCCACCAGGCCCGTATCTCAGCCTCTGTCAACGCCATGaggatcctcaacactgggaccgaGGTGGAGGCAGCCGTAGCCGATGCCCTGTTACTAGGAGACGCCAGGAACAACAAG CGGCGGCCAGTCAGACGGCGGTACGAGTCCCCGGGCATCTACTCAGACGACGACGCTAACAGCGACGCCAGCAGCGCCTGCTCTGAGCGCTCGTATGGCTCGCGGAACGGCGGCCCGCCCCACTACATGAGACAGACGGAGGACGTGGCCGAGGTGCTGAACCACTGTGCCAGTTCCAACTGGTCTGAGAGGAAGGAGGGGCTGCTGGGACTACAGAGCCTGCTCGTTAGCCAGAGAATTCTCAG CCGTGTGGAGCTGAAGAGGTTGTGTGAGATCTTCACAAGGATGTTTGCTGACCCACACAGCAAG CGA GTGTTCAGTATGTTTCTGGAGACCCTGGTAGACTTCATCACCCTGCACAGAGAGGACGTGCAGGACTGGCTGTTTGTCCTGCTCACCCAGCTGCTGAAGAAGATGGGAGCCGACCTCCTGGGTTCCGTACAGGCCAAGGTCCAGAAGGCTCTGGACGTCACCAG ggACTCGTTCCCGTTCGACCAGCAGTTTAACATCCTGATGCGTTTCATCGTGGACCAGACCCAGACCCCCAACCTGAAGGTCAAGGTGGCCATCCTGAGGTACATTGAGTGCCTGGCCCGTCAAATGGACCCCGCGGACTTTGTCAACTCCAGCGAGACACGCCTGGCCGTCTCCCGCATCATCACCTGGACCACGGAACCAAAGAGCTCCGACGTCCGGAAG GCGGCCCAGGTGGTTCTGATCGCCTTGTTCGAGCTGAACACCCCAGAGTTCACCATGCTGCTGGGGGCCCTGCCCAAGACCTTCCAGGACGGAGCCACTAAACTGCTGCATAGCCACCTCCGGAACTCCAGCAACACCGGCGTG GCTTCTCCCAGTAGCACCATGGGACGGACTCCTCCCCCACCTCGCCACCCCAGCAGTCGCAGCagccccctcacctctcccaccAACTGCTCCCATGGGGGAGGGCTCTCTCCCAG CATGTTGGAGTACGACACAGAGAACCTGAACACCGATCAGATCTATAGCTCCCTGCGAGGCGTCACTGAGGCCATCCAGAACTTCAGCTTCCGCAGTCAGGAGGACCTCATGGAGCCAGGCAGAGGCAAGAGAGAGGACACG CCGGGTGTTGGAACAGCGTCACACTCTGGTGTCGACGTGGTGGAGGGGCCCGGGGGTCGCACGGCCCTGGACAACAAGACCTCCCTACTCAACACCCCCTCCCCGCGTTCCTTCTCCGGGCCCCGGGGCCGCGACTACAACCCCTACAACTACACAGACACCATCAGCGCCTACGACAAGGCTGCCCTGAGAGAGACGGTGTACGAGGACGACGTGGAGCACCTTCGAGAGG GCCGCCAAGAGTGTGGTGGAGAGAACAAGATGCTGCGTACCAAGAACAGTTCCCCTGCGGAGCAGCTGGAACTG GTGGGCGAGCTGCTGAAGGAGCTGTCTAACCCCAGTGAGaggccagaggagaggaggggagcccTGGTGGAGCTGCTGAAGATAGCCCGGGAGGACAGCCTGGCAGTGTGGGAGGAACACTTCAAAACCATGTTGCTCCTGCTGCTAGAGACCCTGTCAGACCAAGAT CACACCATCCGGGCCCTGGCACTACGAGTGCTGAAGGAGATCTTACGTAACCAGCCGGCCCGCTTCAAGAACTATGCAGAACTCACCATCATGAAGACTCTGGAGGCACACAAAGACTCCCACAAAGAG GTTGTGCGGGCAGCAGAGGAGTCAGCCTCCACCCTGGCCGGCTCCATCCACCCAGAACAGTGTATCAAGGTGCTGTGTCCCATCGTCCAGACGGCTGACTACCCCATCAACCTGGCTTCCATCAAGATGCAGACCAAGGTGATAGAACGCATCACCAAGGAGTCCCTACACCAGCTGCTGCCTGACATCATACCAGGACTACTGCag gGGTACGACAACACAGAGAGCAGTGTGAGGAaggccagtgtgttctgtctGGTGGCTGTCTACTCTGTCATCGGTGAAGAGCTGAAGCCCTACCTGGCCCAACTCACAGGAAGCAAG ATGAAGCTGCTGAACTTGTACATAAAGAGAGCCCAGACGTCcaccagcaacagcagcagctccTCAGACATCTCCTCATATTAA